From a single Salvelinus sp. IW2-2015 linkage group LG22, ASM291031v2, whole genome shotgun sequence genomic region:
- the LOC111949880 gene encoding eukaryotic translation initiation factor 3 subunit K: MASSFEQMRANVGKLLRGIDRYNPENLATLERYVETQVKENAYDLEANLAILKLYQFNPAYFQVTVTSQILLKALTNLPHTDFTLCKCMIDQTHQQEERPIRQILYLGNLLETCHFQSFWSSLEENREFIDGITGFEDSVRKFICHVVGITYQNIEHRLLAEMLGDPLDTQVKVWMSKYGWTENXEGQIFIFNQEESVKPKNIVEKIDFESVSSIMATSQ; this comes from the exons ATGGCGTCATCATTCGAGCAGATGAGAGCTAACGTGGGAAAGCTCTTACGAGGAATTGATAG ATACAACCCAGAGAACCTGGCAACATTGGAACGCTACGTGGAAACACAAGTTAAAGAAAATGCCTACGACCTAGAGGCCAATTTGGCTATCCTCAAATT GTACCAGTTCAACCCTGCCTATTTCCAGGTCACAGTGACGTCGCAGATTCTGCTCAAGGCCCTGACCAACCTACCACACACAGACTTTACTCTGTGCAAGTGCATGATTGACCAGACACAC CAACAGGAGGAGCGCCCCATTAGGCARATCCTGTACCTGGGGAACCTCCTGGAGACCTGCCATTTCCAGTCCTTCTGG TCCAGTCTGGAGGAGAACAGGGAATTCATTGACGGCATCACAGGCTTTGAGGACTCCGTGCGCAAGT TTATCTGCCATGTGGTTGGAATCACATACCAGAACATTGAGCATCGACTTCTGGCTGAGATGCTGGGTGACCCCCTTG acacacaggtgAAGGTGTGGATGAGCAAGTACGGGTGGACGGAGAACGWGGAAGGGCAGATCTTCATCTTTAACCAGGAGGAGAGCGTCAAGCCCAAGAACATTGTTGAAAAGATTGACTTTGAGA GTGTATCCAGCATCATGGCCACTTCTCAGTGA
- the LOC111949969 gene encoding calpain-8-like, giving the protein MMGSWTTSFQWEMFLQPAMEWRHPKDICPSAQFIVDGAPRMDVCQGVLNDCWFLSVXASLSMHRXLMERVVPNGQXFQESYNGRFYFQGPLE; this is encoded by the exons ATGATGGGTTCGTGGACCACGAGTTTCCAATGGGAGATGTTTCTTCAACCCGCGATGGAATGGAGACACCCAAAG GATATCTGCCCTTCAGCACAGTTCATAGTGGATGGAGCACCACGTATGGACGTGTGTCAGGGAGTTCTGA ATGACTGCTGGTTCCTGTCTGTGKTGGCGTCCCTCTCCATGCATCGCCYGCTGATGGAGAGGGTGGTGCCCAATGGGCAGAGMTTCCAGGAAAGTTACAATGGCAGATTTTACTTCCAG GGCCCCCTTGAGTAG